From one Astatotilapia calliptera chromosome 10, fAstCal1.2, whole genome shotgun sequence genomic stretch:
- the LOC113031255 gene encoding gap junction Cx32.2 protein-like isoform X1, translated as MPAYESTSVSLSVVCFLFYFVGLCPMSVRSALCSPCIISVISVSRVSQLFPLRSVHLLYLVSVSSPTRCRVVNVCSSSYLLHAVCLSCSGSPAPLFFSAMGDWSYLLTLLHKVQSHSTIVGKIWMSVLFLFRIFVLGAAADNVWADEVSEFYCDTQEPGCEHACYNWKFPISFVHYWVLQITFVSTPTLVFLGYAVHIIHKEKKMMEQLQDGVDGIKLKKRKYTDDRGKVKLKGTLFCTYVTQLFLKIFLEVGFSVSQFFIFGSPFIHLKFHCKMSPCAEMAGAQCMVSRPTEKTIFIFFMLAVSGISVLLNIMEIIYLCCTRRRDNRKPFLCEQYELSSQYQPFSGAGQNTNRPHGGVPLFTPPARAKTGLSANENHSDSIVKEKDT; from the exons ATGCCTGCTTATGAGTCtacgtctgtgtctctgtctgtcgtgtgcttcctgttttattttgtaggtctgtgtcccatgtcagtgcgttcagctttgtgctctccCTGTATCATCAGTGTAATCAGCGTCAgccgtgtctcccagctgtttcctcttcgctccgttcacctcttgtatttagtgtctgtgtcttcccctACTCGGTGTCGCGTCGTTAACGTCTGTTCATCCTCTTACCTCCTccatgctgtgtgtttgtcatgTTCCGGTTCTCCAGCACCACTGTTT TTTTCAGCCATGGGAGACTGGTCTTACCTGCTGACACTGCTACACAAGGTCCAATCTCATTCAACTATAGTGGGCAAGATCTGGATGAGCGTCCTCTTCCTGTTCCGGATCTTTGTCCTAGGTGCTGCTGCAGACAATGTTTGGGCAGATGAAGTGTCAGAGTTCTACTGTGACACTCAGGAACCAGGATGTGAACATGCTTGCTACAACTGGAAGTTTCCAATATCCTTTGTACATTACTGGGTCCTGCAGATCACCTTTGTGTCAACTCCTACCCTTGTCTTTCTGGGATATGCTGTACACATAattcataaagagaaaaaaatgatggaACAGCTGCAGGATGGTGTTGATGGAATTAAATTAAAGAAACGTAAATATACGGATGATCGTGGAAAGGTGAAGTTAAAAGGGACACTCTTTTGCACGTATGTGACACAGCTCTTTTTAAAGATCTTCCTGGAAGTTGGATTTAGTGTGAGCCAGTTTTTTATCTTTGGTTCTCCATTCATTCACTTAAAGTTCCACTGTAAAATGTCTCCTTGCGCCGAAATGGCTGGTGCCCAGTGTATGGTCTCCCGTCCCACAGAGAAAACgatctttatcttttttatgcTTGCAGTTTCAGGCATTTCAGTACTCCTGAATATAATGGAGATCATTTACTTGTGCTGTACAAGGAGAAGAGATAACAGGAAACCGTTTTTATGTGAACAGTATGAACTCAGTTCACAGTATCAGCCATTCAGTGGAGCTGGCCAAAACACAAATCGCCCTCATGGAGGAGTTCCATTGTTCACTCCGCCAGCTCGTGCTAAGACGGGACTCAGCGCTAATGAGAACCACAGTGATTCCATCGTTAAAGAGAAGGATACCTGA
- the LOC113031255 gene encoding gap junction Cx32.2 protein-like isoform X2: MGDWSYLLTLLHKVQSHSTIVGKIWMSVLFLFRIFVLGAAADNVWADEVSEFYCDTQEPGCEHACYNWKFPISFVHYWVLQITFVSTPTLVFLGYAVHIIHKEKKMMEQLQDGVDGIKLKKRKYTDDRGKVKLKGTLFCTYVTQLFLKIFLEVGFSVSQFFIFGSPFIHLKFHCKMSPCAEMAGAQCMVSRPTEKTIFIFFMLAVSGISVLLNIMEIIYLCCTRRRDNRKPFLCEQYELSSQYQPFSGAGQNTNRPHGGVPLFTPPARAKTGLSANENHSDSIVKEKDT; this comes from the coding sequence ATGGGAGACTGGTCTTACCTGCTGACACTGCTACACAAGGTCCAATCTCATTCAACTATAGTGGGCAAGATCTGGATGAGCGTCCTCTTCCTGTTCCGGATCTTTGTCCTAGGTGCTGCTGCAGACAATGTTTGGGCAGATGAAGTGTCAGAGTTCTACTGTGACACTCAGGAACCAGGATGTGAACATGCTTGCTACAACTGGAAGTTTCCAATATCCTTTGTACATTACTGGGTCCTGCAGATCACCTTTGTGTCAACTCCTACCCTTGTCTTTCTGGGATATGCTGTACACATAattcataaagagaaaaaaatgatggaACAGCTGCAGGATGGTGTTGATGGAATTAAATTAAAGAAACGTAAATATACGGATGATCGTGGAAAGGTGAAGTTAAAAGGGACACTCTTTTGCACGTATGTGACACAGCTCTTTTTAAAGATCTTCCTGGAAGTTGGATTTAGTGTGAGCCAGTTTTTTATCTTTGGTTCTCCATTCATTCACTTAAAGTTCCACTGTAAAATGTCTCCTTGCGCCGAAATGGCTGGTGCCCAGTGTATGGTCTCCCGTCCCACAGAGAAAACgatctttatcttttttatgcTTGCAGTTTCAGGCATTTCAGTACTCCTGAATATAATGGAGATCATTTACTTGTGCTGTACAAGGAGAAGAGATAACAGGAAACCGTTTTTATGTGAACAGTATGAACTCAGTTCACAGTATCAGCCATTCAGTGGAGCTGGCCAAAACACAAATCGCCCTCATGGAGGAGTTCCATTGTTCACTCCGCCAGCTCGTGCTAAGACGGGACTCAGCGCTAATGAGAACCACAGTGATTCCATCGTTAAAGAGAAGGATACCTGA